One genomic segment of Catalinimonas alkaloidigena includes these proteins:
- a CDS encoding citrate synthase — protein sequence MSNNTAELKVDGKSYEFPIVEGSEQEKGIDISKLRAQSGYITLDPGFKNTGSTTSSITYLDGENGVLRYRGYSIEDLTAKSSFLEVAYLLIYGELPNESEFQAFKEEITHHTLVHEDIKKILDGFPSSAHPMGVLSSLVCSLTAFYPESLDPNRSKEEVNLSIIRIIAKMPTFAAWAFKHKIGHPVSYPDNSLDYCSNFLKMMFALPAEGYEVDAARADALDKLLILHAEHEQNCSTSTVRIVGSSQASLYASISAGINALWGPLHGGANQAVIEMLEKIKEDGGDVKKFIDKAKDKNDPFRLMGFGHRVYKNFDPRAKIIKKNADEVLSGLGITDPVLDIAKELEETALNDDYFKERKLYPNVDFYSGILYRAMGIPTDMFTVMFALGRLPGWIAQWKEMRENKEPIGRPRQIYTGHNLRKLDR from the coding sequence ATGTCCAATAACACTGCGGAACTAAAAGTTGATGGGAAATCATATGAATTTCCAATTGTCGAAGGATCTGAACAAGAAAAAGGTATAGATATCAGTAAGCTAAGAGCACAGAGTGGTTATATCACACTGGACCCTGGCTTTAAAAACACTGGCTCTACCACCAGTTCCATTACCTACTTAGATGGAGAAAATGGTGTGCTTCGTTACCGTGGATACTCTATTGAAGACCTGACAGCAAAGTCGAGTTTTCTGGAAGTAGCCTACCTTCTTATCTACGGTGAATTGCCCAATGAGAGTGAGTTTCAAGCGTTCAAAGAAGAAATTACGCACCATACCCTGGTTCATGAAGACATCAAAAAAATTCTGGATGGTTTTCCTTCCAGTGCACATCCTATGGGCGTGTTGTCATCCCTGGTATGCTCACTTACCGCTTTTTATCCTGAATCACTAGACCCCAACCGCTCAAAAGAAGAAGTAAACCTGAGCATCATCCGCATCATCGCCAAAATGCCTACTTTTGCGGCCTGGGCTTTCAAACATAAAATTGGCCACCCTGTAAGTTATCCTGATAACTCGCTTGACTATTGCAGTAATTTTCTGAAAATGATGTTCGCCCTGCCTGCCGAAGGCTATGAGGTAGATGCTGCACGTGCCGACGCTTTGGATAAACTACTTATCCTCCATGCTGAACACGAACAAAACTGTTCTACTTCCACAGTAAGAATAGTAGGATCGTCTCAGGCCAGCCTGTATGCTTCAATCTCTGCCGGAATCAATGCGCTATGGGGACCACTTCATGGTGGTGCCAACCAGGCAGTAATTGAAATGCTGGAGAAAATCAAAGAAGATGGCGGAGATGTGAAGAAGTTTATTGACAAAGCCAAAGATAAAAATGATCCTTTCCGCTTAATGGGCTTTGGTCACCGCGTGTACAAAAATTTTGACCCAAGGGCCAAGATCATCAAAAAGAATGCTGACGAAGTACTGAGCGGCTTAGGAATCACTGATCCGGTATTGGACATTGCCAAAGAACTGGAAGAGACTGCGCTAAACGATGATTACTTCAAAGAAAGAAAACTGTACCCTAACGTGGACTTCTATTCAGGTATATTGTATCGTGCCATGGGTATCCCTACTGATATGTTTACAGTGATGTTTGCGCTTGGTCGTCTGCCCGGATGGATTGCTCAGTGGAAAGAAATGCGCGAAAACAAAGAGCCTATCGGTCGCCCTCGTCAGATTTATACCGGACATAACCTTCGTAAGCTTGACCGCTAA
- a CDS encoding heavy metal translocating P-type ATPase — MTQILEKEKCYHCGEDCVDESIAFDEKTFCCQGCKTVYEILNASDLCQYYALEKNPGQQLKSPNRLEKFAFLDHQEISAKLYDFQDGNLRKVSFYIPAIHCSSCIWLLENLYKLRRGVLHASVQFLKKRVSITFEEDKITLRQLVELLTSVGYEPEISLADGKKEGKKHKDRSLAIKIGIAGFCFGNSMLLSLPEYLDTDFSLTKDYQVFFGYINFLLALPVFFYAGSDYLVSAWKAIRYRFINIDFPIALGMLAFFLRSTYEIMMQQGPGYMDSLNGLIFFMLIGKWYQSKTYQALSYDRDYASYFPIAVTKMNRGTEESVALKDLQIGDQIMIRNQELIPADAVLLKGDANIDYSFVSGESVPVSKNSGDLLYAGGRQVGSTLTIEIQKPVANSYLTELWNQEVFSKQKTSQLNSLVNTVSKYFTAVILIISATTAIYWHFVDSSQILNAVTSVLIIACPCALALSVPFTFGHTVRLFGKQGLYLKNTEAVEQMARTSDIIFDKTGTITQSKPQHLKLEGDSLNPMENMWLRSVVRNSTHPLSKTIYQSLDDEIPLIKTDAFEEIPGKGIIAYVDGNKLVIGAEAFVTANSSSNKRTTRVYISINNEVKGYYAFENLYREGFDELMLSLKDKYKLHMLSGDNEREKVTLQPYFDHLHFNQSPLNKLEYLKSLDEAQKQTMMIGDGLNDAGALKQSKLGIAVADNIYHFSPACDAILDARQFKKLYSFLRFSKTSMRIVKAAFLFSFLYNIIGLSFAVSGMLTPLIAAILMPISSVSVVSFITLAVNWSGHNAFR; from the coding sequence ATGACTCAAATACTGGAGAAAGAGAAATGCTACCACTGCGGCGAAGATTGTGTAGATGAGAGCATAGCATTTGATGAGAAGACATTTTGCTGTCAGGGCTGCAAAACGGTATACGAAATATTAAACGCCAGCGATCTGTGTCAGTATTATGCACTGGAAAAGAATCCCGGACAACAGTTAAAAAGCCCAAATAGATTAGAAAAATTTGCTTTTCTGGATCATCAGGAGATCAGTGCCAAACTGTACGATTTCCAGGATGGTAATCTCAGGAAAGTTAGCTTTTATATTCCTGCCATTCACTGCAGCTCCTGTATCTGGTTGCTGGAGAACCTGTACAAGCTTAGGAGAGGTGTCTTACACGCCAGTGTACAGTTCCTGAAAAAGAGGGTAAGTATCACATTTGAAGAAGACAAAATCACGCTGCGGCAGTTGGTTGAGCTGTTAACTTCCGTAGGCTATGAGCCGGAAATCTCTCTAGCCGATGGAAAAAAAGAAGGCAAAAAGCATAAAGATCGTAGCCTGGCCATCAAAATCGGTATCGCAGGATTCTGTTTTGGCAATTCCATGTTACTGAGCTTACCCGAATATCTGGATACAGACTTTTCCCTAACCAAAGATTATCAGGTCTTCTTTGGCTACATCAATTTTCTGCTGGCTTTGCCGGTATTTTTTTACGCTGGCTCCGATTATCTGGTATCTGCCTGGAAAGCCATCCGGTATCGCTTCATCAACATAGATTTTCCCATTGCCCTGGGTATGCTGGCCTTTTTTCTTCGCAGTACTTACGAAATCATGATGCAGCAGGGCCCCGGCTATATGGATTCGCTCAACGGCCTGATTTTCTTTATGCTCATTGGCAAATGGTATCAGAGTAAGACCTATCAGGCACTTTCCTATGATCGCGATTATGCTTCATATTTTCCTATTGCTGTCACTAAGATGAACCGTGGCACGGAAGAAAGTGTGGCACTAAAAGATTTACAGATCGGTGACCAGATCATGATTCGTAACCAGGAATTAATTCCTGCCGACGCGGTTTTGCTGAAAGGAGACGCCAACATTGACTACAGCTTTGTCAGCGGTGAGTCTGTGCCTGTCTCTAAAAACAGCGGAGACCTGCTCTATGCCGGAGGACGGCAGGTAGGCAGTACCCTTACCATTGAGATACAAAAACCTGTAGCAAACAGCTATCTGACAGAACTATGGAATCAGGAAGTGTTTAGTAAGCAAAAGACTTCTCAACTCAACTCTTTGGTCAATACTGTAAGTAAATACTTCACTGCGGTCATACTCATCATCAGCGCTACAACTGCTATTTACTGGCATTTTGTGGATAGCAGCCAGATCCTTAATGCTGTCACTTCGGTTCTGATCATTGCTTGTCCCTGTGCCCTGGCACTTTCAGTACCTTTTACATTTGGGCACACCGTAAGACTGTTTGGTAAGCAAGGGCTTTATCTGAAAAACACAGAGGCGGTAGAGCAGATGGCCCGTACCAGCGATATAATATTTGACAAAACCGGCACCATCACCCAGTCCAAGCCTCAGCATCTAAAGCTGGAAGGAGACAGTTTAAACCCAATGGAAAACATGTGGCTGCGCTCTGTGGTAAGAAACTCTACCCATCCGCTTAGTAAAACTATTTATCAGTCGCTGGATGATGAAATACCTTTGATAAAGACAGATGCTTTTGAAGAGATCCCTGGTAAAGGAATCATTGCCTATGTGGATGGCAACAAACTTGTGATCGGAGCGGAAGCATTCGTAACTGCTAATTCATCCTCTAACAAGCGTACCACCAGGGTTTACATTAGTATAAATAATGAGGTGAAAGGATATTATGCATTTGAAAACCTTTATCGTGAAGGATTTGATGAACTCATGCTTTCGTTAAAGGATAAGTATAAACTTCATATGCTATCGGGTGATAATGAGCGGGAAAAAGTAACCTTACAACCTTACTTTGATCACTTACATTTTAATCAGTCGCCGCTTAACAAGCTGGAATATCTGAAGTCATTGGATGAAGCACAAAAGCAAACGATGATGATAGGCGATGGCCTCAACGATGCGGGAGCACTGAAGCAAAGTAAGCTTGGCATAGCAGTAGCGGACAACATTTACCACTTCTCTCCGGCCTGCGATGCTATTCTTGACGCCCGACAGTTTAAGAAACTGTATAGTTTTCTACGCTTTTCCAAGACAAGTATGCGCATTGTAAAAGCGGCATTTCTCTTTTCCTTTCTCTACAATATCATCGGTTTAAGCTTTGCGGTAAGTGGGATGCTTACCCCATTGATCGCTGCCATCTTAATGCCGATAAGTTCAGTCAGTGTGGTAAGCTTTATTACACTGGCAGTCAATTGGTCGGGTCATAATGCTTTCAGATGA
- a CDS encoding MerC domain-containing protein, with product MFLADTKADTIGILGSIFCLIHCLIFPVLVMGGMLNEEWSSHAEWVDFIFIILAISAVFFAARQSKNNTLKGLMWFSVAWFSASILLHETFNLALYSSMAASVVLVVLHSINFKNHQQRFHTKNATA from the coding sequence ATGTTTTTAGCAGACACAAAAGCAGATACCATAGGTATTCTCGGTTCTATTTTTTGCCTGATTCATTGCTTAATATTTCCGGTTCTCGTGATGGGGGGAATGTTGAATGAAGAATGGAGTTCGCATGCGGAATGGGTTGATTTTATTTTTATTATACTGGCCATCAGTGCCGTATTTTTTGCTGCTCGTCAGTCTAAAAATAACACGCTCAAAGGATTGATGTGGTTTTCAGTAGCTTGGTTCTCAGCATCTATACTACTTCACGAAACTTTTAACCTGGCATTATACTCTTCCATGGCAGCTTCTGTGGTGCTCGTGGTACTTCATAGTATCAACTTCAAGAATCATCAGCAAAGGTTTCATACCAAGAACGCTACTGCCTGA
- a CDS encoding 3-keto-disaccharide hydrolase, whose product MKLFESKLPVLLIFVATFGFGACSSSTTEEAANDEATTETAEVPQEEEVWVELVKGSSKEGWTQLNGDATYEVENGVVTGTTKLGEPNSFLTTNKMYDDFILEYEVKVDPRMNSGVQIRSNSYEHDTTYVFTDAEGNTVEKTVESPRVHGYQVEIDPSERAYSGGIYDEARRGWLADLSENDEGRTAFKNNEWNKYRVEAKGDTIRTFVNGIMTAELVDDMTDSGFIGLQVHSTKIEDPMQVQWRNIRIQEL is encoded by the coding sequence ATGAAATTATTTGAATCTAAATTACCTGTTTTATTGATTTTCGTTGCCACTTTTGGATTTGGTGCCTGCTCATCCAGCACTACTGAAGAGGCTGCTAATGATGAAGCTACTACAGAAACTGCCGAAGTCCCTCAGGAGGAAGAAGTGTGGGTAGAACTCGTAAAGGGAAGCTCAAAAGAAGGGTGGACACAACTTAATGGTGATGCTACCTACGAAGTGGAAAACGGAGTAGTAACCGGCACAACAAAATTGGGCGAGCCAAACAGCTTTCTCACGACCAACAAGATGTACGATGATTTTATATTAGAGTACGAAGTAAAAGTAGATCCACGCATGAATTCCGGGGTGCAGATTAGAAGTAATTCATATGAGCATGATACCACTTATGTGTTTACTGATGCCGAAGGTAATACGGTAGAAAAAACCGTAGAATCTCCCCGTGTGCATGGTTATCAGGTAGAAATTGACCCCTCTGAACGTGCGTACAGCGGAGGTATTTATGATGAAGCCCGCCGTGGTTGGTTAGCAGATTTGTCTGAGAATGATGAAGGACGTACTGCTTTTAAAAATAATGAATGGAACAAGTACCGTGTAGAAGCAAAAGGAGATACCATACGTACATTTGTGAATGGGATAATGACAGCCGAACTGGTTGATGACATGACTGATAGTGGGTTTATCGGGCTTCAGGTTCACTCTACCAAAATTGAGGATCCTATGCAGGTGCAGTGGAGAAATATCAGAATTCAAGAGCTGTAA
- a CDS encoding cystathionine beta-synthase: MYYNSIIETIGDTPLIKLNKVTEGIEGTILVKVEYFNPGNSVKDRIAIKMVEDAEKAGVIKPGGTIIEGTSGNTGMGLALAAIAKGYKCIFTLADKQSQEKIDILRAVGAEVVVCPTNVSPDDPRSYYSVAKKLNETIPNSFYPNQYDNLSNWKAHYETTGPEIWEQTEGKITHFAAGVGTGGTVSGVSKYLKEQNDKVFTLGIDTYGSVFKKYKETGEFDDNEVFPYLTEGIGEDILPKNVNFDLIDEFVKVTDKDAAIMARRLSREEGLFVGWSCGSAVFGALKYARKHLKKDDLMVIILPDHGTRYLGKIYNDSWMKDHGYLEKREFATAQDILKARNGQDELVTVPSDTTVGEAISILNSKGISQIPVTEGESYVGSLTDSKLLHQLIDDPAIKTQPVSKVMDKPFQFISIHDTLDVLSSLIDKNNKALLVRDRLNQVHIITRADLLMAMSN, translated from the coding sequence ATGTACTACAACTCAATTATAGAAACCATAGGCGATACACCTCTGATCAAACTTAACAAGGTGACAGAAGGTATAGAGGGAACGATTTTGGTAAAGGTAGAATATTTTAACCCGGGCAATTCGGTCAAAGATCGTATTGCGATAAAGATGGTAGAGGACGCTGAGAAGGCTGGTGTGATCAAGCCGGGGGGTACTATCATAGAAGGAACATCCGGAAATACAGGCATGGGGCTGGCCCTGGCTGCTATTGCCAAAGGCTACAAATGTATATTTACCCTTGCCGATAAACAGTCGCAGGAGAAAATAGATATTTTGAGAGCTGTCGGCGCTGAGGTTGTGGTATGTCCTACCAATGTTTCACCGGATGACCCCAGGTCTTACTATTCGGTGGCCAAAAAGCTGAATGAGACCATTCCTAATTCGTTTTATCCCAATCAGTATGATAACCTTTCTAACTGGAAAGCGCATTATGAAACTACCGGTCCTGAGATCTGGGAGCAAACGGAAGGCAAGATCACCCATTTTGCTGCCGGTGTAGGTACAGGAGGGACGGTAAGCGGGGTATCCAAATACCTGAAGGAGCAGAATGATAAAGTGTTTACGCTGGGAATAGATACCTATGGCTCCGTGTTCAAGAAATATAAAGAAACCGGTGAGTTTGACGATAATGAAGTTTTTCCTTACCTCACTGAGGGTATAGGAGAAGATATCCTTCCCAAGAATGTGAATTTTGACCTGATTGATGAGTTTGTGAAAGTGACTGATAAAGACGCGGCTATCATGGCCCGTCGTCTTTCAAGAGAGGAGGGCTTATTTGTTGGTTGGTCATGTGGTTCTGCAGTTTTTGGAGCCCTTAAATATGCCAGAAAACATCTGAAAAAAGATGACCTGATGGTGATTATTCTGCCGGACCACGGCACTCGCTATCTTGGTAAAATTTACAATGATAGCTGGATGAAAGATCACGGGTATTTGGAAAAGAGAGAATTTGCTACTGCCCAGGATATACTGAAAGCACGTAACGGACAAGATGAGCTGGTGACCGTCCCTTCGGATACCACAGTAGGTGAGGCTATCAGTATTTTAAACTCTAAAGGGATATCACAGATTCCGGTTACTGAAGGTGAGTCGTATGTGGGCAGCCTTACGGATTCCAAGTTATTGCATCAGTTGATAGATGATCCGGCAATTAAAACGCAACCAGTTTCCAAGGTGATGGATAAGCCATTTCAGTTTATCTCTATCCATGATACCCTGGATGTGTTATCCTCACTCATAGATAAAAACAATAAGGCATTACTAGTGAGAGACCGCCTGAATCAGGTGCATATCATTACCCGTGCCGACCTTTTGATGGCTATGAGTAATTGA
- a CDS encoding Crp/Fnr family transcriptional regulator, translating into MRKGQTFISCEECSSRSASLFNVVCGKQLSEISQNKSCTIYKKGQILFHEGTRPLGVFCVNKGKIKVYKIGFDGKEQIVNIIGAGGLLGYKAMLAEEPYSVSAETLEDCTICFLSRPNFLQALSDSSDLNRRIMKQVCHEFGIMTESLTNQAQRTVRERLAITLLKLKDTYGLDYHENGPVEINLTREDLANIVGTATETLIRLLHEFKDDKLISTKGRKISIDDLEGLVKTANLY; encoded by the coding sequence ATGCGAAAGGGACAAACTTTTATTTCTTGCGAAGAATGCAGTTCAAGAAGCGCCTCACTCTTTAATGTAGTCTGCGGGAAACAGCTCTCCGAAATTTCGCAAAACAAGTCATGTACGATTTATAAAAAAGGACAAATACTTTTCCATGAAGGGACGAGACCCCTGGGTGTATTTTGTGTTAATAAAGGCAAGATCAAAGTATATAAGATCGGTTTTGATGGTAAAGAGCAGATTGTAAATATTATTGGAGCGGGAGGACTTTTGGGATATAAAGCGATGCTTGCCGAAGAACCCTACTCTGTATCTGCCGAAACACTGGAAGACTGCACTATCTGTTTCCTTTCCCGACCTAACTTTTTGCAGGCACTGAGTGATTCATCAGACCTTAACAGAAGAATTATGAAGCAAGTGTGCCATGAGTTCGGGATAATGACCGAAAGTCTGACCAATCAGGCACAACGTACGGTAAGAGAAAGACTAGCGATTACCCTGCTCAAACTGAAAGATACTTACGGTTTAGATTACCACGAAAATGGACCTGTTGAAATCAACCTGACACGCGAAGATCTAGCTAATATTGTGGGGACTGCTACTGAGACACTGATCAGACTCTTGCATGAGTTTAAGGATGATAAGTTAATTTCTACCAAAGGCAGGAAGATTAGCATTGATGATTTGGAAGGATTGGTCAAAACCGCTAACCTTTACTAG
- the ccoS gene encoding cbb3-type cytochrome oxidase assembly protein CcoS, whose amino-acid sequence MSAIFLLIGISLVVAIGFLIAFLWATKSGQYDDDYTPSVRILFDEDQSKNNQSNTK is encoded by the coding sequence ATGAGTGCAATATTTCTTCTTATCGGTATTAGTCTTGTTGTAGCGATAGGCTTCTTGATAGCTTTTCTGTGGGCTACCAAGAGCGGTCAGTATGATGATGACTACACCCCTTCAGTACGAATTCTGTTTGACGAAGATCAGTCTAAAAATAATCAATCAAATACTAAGTAA
- a CDS encoding prohibitin family protein: MDNRKFLPFIVIGVILFIAVVYLSSSIFLTINSGERGVIFRKFGEGLDKDRIYPPGFVIKAPWNDMYVYDVKENSIDETMDVLDKNGLSLKVDVTVRFHPMYDKIGYIHELFGEGYINKLIIPETRSTVRRVMGRYTAEEIYSTKRSEVETSIIEETEDILQHESNNIQMRALLIRSINLPEQIKTAIENKLKQEQEALAYQFRLEREKSEAERKRIAAEGEAEANKIINSSLTNELLKMRGIEATTRLSESSNAKVVVIGNGSDGLPLILGNN, encoded by the coding sequence ATGGATAACAGAAAATTTTTGCCATTTATCGTCATTGGAGTCATTTTATTTATAGCTGTAGTATATCTCTCCTCCAGTATTTTCCTCACCATTAACTCAGGAGAGCGGGGAGTGATCTTCAGAAAGTTTGGTGAAGGACTGGACAAAGATAGAATTTACCCCCCTGGCTTTGTAATTAAAGCACCCTGGAATGATATGTATGTATATGATGTCAAAGAAAACAGTATTGATGAAACAATGGATGTGCTGGACAAAAACGGCCTCTCACTGAAAGTGGATGTCACCGTACGTTTTCACCCTATGTATGACAAAATAGGATATATCCACGAGCTCTTCGGTGAAGGCTATATCAATAAGCTGATCATTCCGGAAACACGCTCTACTGTACGCCGGGTCATGGGCCGTTATACCGCTGAGGAGATCTACTCTACCAAACGCAGCGAGGTGGAAACATCAATCATTGAAGAAACTGAAGATATTCTCCAGCATGAATCCAATAACATACAAATGAGAGCCCTATTGATCCGTTCTATTAATTTACCGGAACAAATTAAAACCGCTATTGAAAATAAACTTAAACAAGAACAGGAAGCTCTTGCTTATCAGTTTAGGTTAGAAAGAGAGAAAAGCGAAGCGGAAAGGAAAAGAATAGCTGCCGAAGGGGAAGCAGAAGCCAATAAAATTATCAATAGCAGCTTGACAAACGAACTCCTAAAAATGAGAGGGATTGAAGCTACTACTCGACTTTCGGAGTCCAGTAATGCAAAAGTTGTGGTGATTGGCAACGGTAGTGACGGATTACCCCTTATCCTGGGCAACAATTAG
- the ccoN gene encoding cytochrome-c oxidase, cbb3-type subunit I yields MSTSVKSSEADIKLQSEQLETFYYDNAIVRMFAMATVIWGLIGMLVGLYVALELVFPQLNLGLQYVTFGRIRPLHTNAVIFAFVGNGTFTGVYYSLQRLCKTRMYSDLLSRINFWGWQLIILSAVLTLPFGFTSSKEYAELEWPIDIAITVIWVVFGWNMFATILKRRERHLYVAIWFYIATFVTVAVLHLVNNFELPVSFMKSYSWYAGVQDALIQWWYGHNAVAFFLTTPVLGLMYYFVPKAANRPIYSYRLSIIHFWALIFIYIWAGPHHLLYNALPDWAQSLGVVFSVMLIAPSWGGMLNGLLTLRGAWDKVREEPILKFFVVAITCYGMATFEGPMLSLKNVNAIAHFTDWIIAHVHIGGLGWNGFMIFGMMYYLIPRLYRTQLYSKKLANAHFWIGTLGIIFYALPLYWAGFTQSLMWKEFTQEGLLAYPNFLETVTQIKPMYMLRAGGGTLYITGVIIMVYNMVKTISSGSLLKDEEAHAAPLSKNYQGHKGEHWHRRLFERRPVALLFWSLIAILIGGLVEMIPTFLIKSNVPTIASVQPYTPLELEGRDLYIKEGCNNCHSQMVRPFRSETERYGEYAKAGEFVYDHPFLWGSKRTGPDLLRLGGKYPDSWHYHHMLDPESMSPGSIMPPYPWMFEQDLDVSHLAGKIEAMQTLGVPYPEGYAEGQALEDLNKQAVAIAANLKESGIEVKAEKEIIALIAYLQRLGTDINAEEK; encoded by the coding sequence ATGTCAACTAGTGTAAAATCTTCGGAAGCTGATATAAAGCTTCAATCAGAACAGCTTGAAACATTCTATTACGACAATGCTATTGTCAGAATGTTTGCCATGGCTACAGTGATATGGGGCCTTATCGGGATGCTGGTAGGACTTTATGTAGCCCTTGAGCTGGTTTTCCCTCAGCTCAACCTGGGTTTGCAGTATGTTACTTTTGGGAGAATACGCCCTTTGCATACCAATGCTGTCATCTTTGCTTTTGTAGGTAATGGTACTTTTACCGGAGTATACTACTCTTTGCAAAGACTTTGTAAAACCCGCATGTATAGCGACCTCCTTAGCAGAATCAATTTCTGGGGCTGGCAGCTCATCATCCTTTCTGCCGTGCTGACACTACCTTTCGGATTTACCTCCAGCAAGGAGTACGCGGAACTTGAATGGCCGATTGACATCGCTATTACCGTCATCTGGGTAGTTTTCGGTTGGAATATGTTTGCCACCATCCTAAAGAGAAGAGAACGTCACTTGTATGTAGCTATCTGGTTTTACATCGCTACATTCGTTACCGTAGCGGTACTGCATCTGGTCAACAATTTTGAATTGCCCGTTTCCTTCATGAAAAGTTACTCCTGGTACGCCGGAGTACAGGATGCCCTGATTCAGTGGTGGTATGGACACAATGCGGTAGCTTTCTTTTTGACTACCCCCGTATTGGGTCTGATGTATTATTTTGTTCCCAAAGCTGCCAACCGTCCTATCTATTCTTACAGGCTGTCCATCATCCACTTCTGGGCACTTATTTTCATCTATATCTGGGCAGGGCCACACCACTTGCTGTACAATGCCTTGCCTGACTGGGCACAGTCTCTCGGTGTAGTGTTCTCCGTGATGCTGATAGCGCCTTCCTGGGGTGGTATGCTAAACGGTCTGTTGACACTGAGAGGGGCCTGGGATAAAGTGAGAGAAGAGCCTATCCTAAAATTTTTCGTGGTAGCCATCACTTGTTATGGTATGGCGACATTTGAAGGGCCTATGCTTTCACTGAAAAACGTGAACGCCATCGCTCACTTTACCGACTGGATTATCGCTCACGTACACATCGGTGGTCTGGGATGGAATGGTTTTATGATCTTCGGAATGATGTACTACCTTATTCCTCGCCTGTACAGAACGCAACTCTATTCTAAAAAACTGGCAAATGCCCATTTCTGGATAGGTACTTTAGGAATCATCTTCTATGCGCTCCCTCTTTACTGGGCAGGATTTACCCAAAGTTTGATGTGGAAAGAGTTTACTCAGGAAGGTCTCTTAGCGTATCCCAATTTCCTGGAAACTGTCACCCAGATCAAACCTATGTATATGCTCCGCGCTGGTGGCGGCACCCTGTATATCACAGGTGTAATCATCATGGTCTATAATATGGTCAAAACCATATCCAGCGGCTCATTGCTCAAAGATGAAGAAGCCCATGCAGCACCTCTTTCAAAAAATTATCAGGGGCATAAAGGGGAACACTGGCATAGAAGATTATTTGAACGCCGTCCGGTAGCACTACTATTCTGGAGTTTGATCGCTATCCTGATCGGTGGATTGGTGGAAATGATACCTACTTTCCTGATAAAATCCAATGTCCCTACGATCGCCAGCGTGCAGCCATACACACCACTGGAACTGGAAGGGCGCGACCTGTACATCAAAGAAGGCTGTAATAATTGCCACTCTCAGATGGTTCGTCCGTTCCGCTCCGAAACTGAAAGATATGGCGAATATGCCAAAGCCGGTGAGTTTGTGTATGATCACCCTTTCTTATGGGGTTCCAAACGTACCGGTCCTGATTTGCTCAGGTTAGGTGGGAAATATCCAGACTCCTGGCATTACCACCACATGCTGGACCCTGAGTCTATGTCGCCCGGCTCTATCATGCCCCCTTATCCCTGGATGTTTGAGCAGGATCTGGACGTAAGCCACCTGGCTGGTAAAATTGAAGCGATGCAGACCCTGGGAGTACCTTATCCTGAAGGCTATGCCGAAGGACAGGCACTGGAAGATCTTAATAAGCAGGCTGTCGCCATTGCCGCAAATCTGAAAGAAAGTGGCATAGAGGTAAAAGCAGAGAAAGAGATCATCGCACTGATCGCATATCTGCAAAGGTTGGGAACAGATATTAATGCTGAGGAAAAATAA